DNA sequence from the Ovis canadensis isolate MfBH-ARS-UI-01 breed Bighorn chromosome 2, ARS-UI_OviCan_v2, whole genome shotgun sequence genome:
CAGGGTGCAGCTGCGGGAGCTGGAGAGGAGGCTCAGCCTCCCTCTGCCAGCATCTCCACTCTCTCCCTagctctgccctgcccaccttCCTCTTCAATGATTGAGAGGGCCGAGGCTGGCTTGTCTTGGTTGGCTTCACACCTGGCCAGGTACAGGCTTTCCTCGCACTCACTCTGGGGTTGGGGCTGGGGCTCGTCCTGGCAGAACTCTGAGCTGGGGGAAGATGGGACTCCTTGAGGGCCTTTGTTCAGGGGCAAAGGGGGCTGAAAACAGAACATAAATAAAGGCACAATCGATAAGTTGATGTGAACACAACTTGGAGGAGAGAGATACGGGACAGAGAGAAGTGCTGAGAAGGATCCTAGTATCATTATGTTTGTTTAGAGTCAGAAAGGACCACAGAGAACTGCAGGTCCACAGGCTGCAGCTTTAAGGGTGAGGATGCTGTGGTCCAGAGCAGAGGGGGAGGTCACGACTAGCTGTCTGCTTAAAGACAAACAGCTAGTTATGCCCATCCCAGATCTCAGAACCCAGTCCTCTGAGTTTGGGTTCTGGGGGCTTTTTTTACCTCTTAAGTtctggagggaggagaaagaaaagggagaaggagCTGTCTGTCGTATGGAGAGCCTTTCTGAAGATGAGAACCTCCTTGCCTGCCCTGGTCCCCCAGAGTGGGAAGAGTGACAGGATGCTAgagcccccgccccagcccctctGGAATCCAGGTGGCAGGGTCAGCAGATCTGAGCCCTGGCTGGACATACCTAGCCAGAGGCCAGGAGGCCGGTCTGCAGGCTGCTCTAATGGAACAGCATGTTTGAAAGGCTGGGGTAAGGAAAGGATCCTGGGTGCTGGGGGACTGGATTGGAGACCTTTTGTCACTCATGTCAAAACAGGAAGAGGGTTGGGCTGCAGCAAGTCACATCTGAGAACTTTTCATACTGGTAGGAGCTTTGCCCCAATAGCAGCTTTGCAATTATGATTCATTGGTAATAATTCTTAGTAGCAATTTTTAATAGTATGAATAGCCACTATGCTGCTGTGTGGCAGGCAATATGCTATCGTACCCTTTGATATATCATTTAAGTCCCGCAGCAACCCTAGGGAACCCGAGGCCCAGAGGGATTAAATGAAGCATCTTGGTTGTACTGATAGGAGATGGCAAGGCAAGGATGGAAGCCTGGGTCTGTCCCACTGCCAAGAACCCCATGCTTGACTACTATGCCCCTCCCGCCTGATTGGCGAGGGAGGGGCTTTGCTTTGGTAATGTTGGCTGAGTctggcttccttctcttcctacTGCCCACCCTCCACCAGTCCCTGCCCAGCGAGAGGTCTCTATCAAGATCAGTTGGGCAAGCAGCTCAGCATCGCTCAGACTTCCTCATGGAAAACTTTCTTGGTTGGGATCAATGCAGGAGGACTTCAGGGTTCTCGAGGAAGTCCAGCCAGGACCTGGCTGCAGAGGGAAGCAGGCAGTTTCCTGGCTGGGATTGCCATCTGGCTCGGCAAGACGGGGTGATGCTAAGGTTCCTGGCACTTCTGAAGCCCAAGATGTTAGCTCAGGGATAGAGGGATATTGGCATGGTTGGGGAAGCTGGGGCCTTGAGAAGACAAGAGGGCTGCAGGCTGGAGAATTTGGAGGATGTAAAATAGGAGGGTGGGATTTGGGGGTATAGAAATGAGGAAAGACTAGGAATAGTGAAGATGGCAGAGATGCAGGATACTTGTATTTAACATGTGTAAAGCACCCTATCTCATTTCAGTATTTAGTTTTCTAAGTTCCAGATTACTGTTATGACCATTATACATAAAAGAAAACTGGTGTTCAAAGAGGGAATTTACCCAACGTCACCTGGTGAGTGAGGTGGCAGACCCAGATCTGAGTCTAGGTCCGCAGTGCCTGTCctcagaaagagaagagtgggaAGACTGAGGCCAGGATCTAGCATCGTAACTATCCCTCTCTCGGTATCCCCAAGTATCCCCCTGCCAGCATCTCCACTCTCTCCCTAGCCTCTGCTGTCTCCGAAATAGGCAGGCATTCTTCTCTGTCAAAACATCAGGCTCCCATTTGGATGGGCTGAGAAGCTATGTGCCAGTCAAGTAATCAGGGCAAGCACCACCCTCAAAGCTTGGGGCATGTGTGACTGGAGAGGGAGGCCTAAACTGAAGGGTGGGGGTTAAGGAGGAGAGAGCACAGCCAAGGGAAGGTGCAAGCTGACAATGCTCACCGTGTTTGGCAGTCAGAAGTCTCATAGCCAGGGCCTGGGGGACCCTGGTGCGAATCAGAACAGCCAGAGGTCAACAGATGGTAGTAAAACATGCAGGGGACTTGAAGGCATGGAGAGGAGAGATTAGAGAGAAGTAAGGAAGGCCAATTTAGCAAGAGAAAGGTTGGGGACTCCAGCAGGAGCTGCCTGGAGCTAGATGGTGCAGTATCATCTTTTTACACCTAGAATGTGGACAGTGTGGAAGAAAAGCCGGGAGGAAACCAGCATGGAGTTGGGAATGGGTATGGAGAGTGGCCCCCTCCATTCATGCCAAGTCCTAATTAGGGAGAGGAGGGGGGGCCAGATCAGGAGCAGTGAGGAGCcatggaagggaagaaagagactAGAGAGGCTGTTAAGTCAGCCAAAGCCCACACAAGACAACTTTCCTAAAGCGAGGGTAGCCCTCCCAGGAAGATCCTGGGTGGAAACAAGATGGTCACGTCTCCAGTTTCTAGAAAAGAGTCTGGGTCAGAAcagagatgggaggaaggctGGAGAATGACCTGCTCCAGCAAGATTCTTagtccccatccccccacccccatcctcactACCAACAGCTCTGTGCCCCCTCCCCTGTGCCACATGTATGGAGTGCCCACCGAGTGCCCATCACTATGTTAGGTGCTTGAGATTTATAAGTCAGGGGAGGGGGGGAAGACCAAAATCCCTGTCCTCTTAGAGATGACACTCCAGGGAGGGAACACATTATGCATGCAATAATCATAactatatgaaaattatatagtATGTCAGAAAATCAGAGCAGGGTgaacaggaggaaggaagggagaagatgAGAACAAGGCAGCAAAGAGTGGGATGTGGGTGTCTGGCTCAATGGAGGCTCTTTGTGAGATGAGGCATGGCTTTTCTCTGGTTAAGGGGACACGCTTGCGGGGCAGAAGTTGGAAGTCTGGTTTGGAGAAATGGCAGGGCGGCCCAGCTGCCCAACCTTGGAAGAAAATGGGTGTTCAGGGGCCAGCTTGGGGAGGCCCACCCTGAGAGTATGCTCCAGGCTGGCCTGTGTGGGTGAGCAGCGTGAGCCCAGAGCAGGAACCGAGTCTCATGGGCCCCTCTTCGGCCCAGCTGTCCCGTCACTCACGCCTGCTGCCCATTGGTTATTTTTGCTACGGAATGTGCCAGCCCCTCGGATTCTAATGGGGAACAGGGGCTCAAGTTACCCCCTCTCCTCACTCAGCTCCCCCATCTGTGAGTGGGTGTgtttgggggtgggcagggaaatCGCCTATGTGTGTCCAGAATCCTCCGACTAGAATTGATAAAGACATACACGTGTCCCCTTCTCATTGcatgtcctgtgtgtgtgtctgtaggtGCAACAAACAGGGGGTCTGGGTAACAGGACCACCTGCAGGCACTCAGAACGTACAAGACATGACCTAAAACTTTAAAGAGCCACAAAACTCAAACAACTTCAGGAGCCAAGTAGAaactgaaaaggagagaggtggtCTTGTCAGCAGTTGAATTTGAGCAGGCTTGCCCAACTTAAAATATTGTACAGGCTGAACAAAACTCATCAGTTGGCTCAGTATTTATTTTACACCcatgctttaaagaaaaaaagttaggGGTCCTCCTAACCAATCAGTATATGAGGTTTTATGGCATGGTggtcagtaactcagtcatggtGCCTGGGTGAGAATCCCTGGCTGCCAACTACAggctctgtggccttgggcaagtaacctctctgtgcctgtgtACATATTGAGTTTATTCATATAAAGTGCCTAGGCCATTGCTCGGTACATACTAAGCATGCTGTCAGTATTAATGATAATGACTTTGTAGTCACATCTCAGCAACCAGGATTGGCACTACTTGTGTGTATTGGGGTGGGAATTCGGATCTGGGCAATCGTGGAGGCACAGAACCTGTGTGGCTTTGGCTAAATGATAGGACTTGTCTGAGCCTTAGTCACTTGTTGATTAAATGGAGTCAGTTACATGTTCTTCAGAGTTTAAACTCACAGAGTTGTTGTCAGTGAGGTAACTAACCTTTATAAAGTgcctgaagttgctcagtctgtctgactctttgcaaccccatggactgtagccctccagtctcctctgtccaccgggtttcccaggcaagaatactgaagtgggttgctattcccttctccaggggatcttctgacccagggatggaactcagttctcctgcattgcaggcagattctttaccatctgagcaaccagggaagccctgataaagTGCCTGACACTTAAATGTTTAGGAAACTTAGGTATAATGattgtgtgttggggggggagGGGTAGTGTTTTGTGCAAGCAAAATATGCATGGTGCCAAATgccaggaggaaaaagaaaatttgatgtGTGCTCACCCATGAATGAGAGTTGGGTTATATTTGTGAATAACAGGAAATTTTCTGGGCACCttagctcgtgtgtgtgtgtgtgtgtgtgtgtgtgtgtgcgcgtgtgtgtgtgtgtgtgtgtatgccaggGTGCAGGGACAGAGGACCTACAATCAGGGAACTTGAGGGCCTTCTTTGACCTTCCTGAGCAGCCTGAGGGGGTTCGCGTTCTGGGTCCAGGTCTCTAGGAGGACCCGTGGCCTGTGTATGATCCGGGCGCCCCCGCCCGGCGCCGCGGCCCTGCGATGTGTCGGGTACTGCCTGGCAAGGCGGACGCGCGCGCGTGTTTGTGGAGTGAGCCAGTGGAGATGCGTCTGACCTTCTGGAGCGGCCCAGCGGGAGGCGGGCGAAGGTGGTGTGGACGCCGCGCTGGGCGGCCAATGAGCGAGTGGCCCGAACTCTCCTAGGGGCCAGTGCAcccttttctgtgcctcagtttccccatgtgcCCAGGACCCAGGAGGCCGATGCAGGGTGGGGGAGCCGCAAGGCAGGTGATCGCCGCCCCCGGGGACGCAGGGCAGCCGGCGAGGGAAGGGGCTCCTGGGGGGTTGCGGGCTGGCGGGGGAAGAGCGGgctccggccgccgccgccgccgccgccgccgccgccgccgccgccgccttccCCCCGCCCGGGCTCCGGCGGCCCCGAGGCTCCTTCCGCCACCGGCGCCGTCCCCCGCCCGCTCCCCGCCtcgcccccggccccgcctccgactccgccccgcccccgcccgtcCCCTCCTCGCCCGGCCGCCGGcccggccccctcccccgccatgaAGAAGCTGTGGGTGAAGAAGCGTTTCCAGGTGAGGGCTCCGGGGGCGGGCGGCGCCGGGAGGGGGCAGGAAGGGCTGGGCGCCCCGGAGGGAGGGCGGGTCGCCGCGGCAGGGCCCGGGGGAGGGGGCGCCGGAGCCGAGCCTGCCCCACCCCGGCGGACAAGGCGGCGAGCAGGGCGCGCTCCAGGGGGCTCCCCGGCCTACGTCAGGCCCCTCCCCGCGCCCAAGGGCAGagcccccgcccccccaaccTCCAGCACCCGCGATCGCCGCGACCCCCGGGGAGGCCCCCGCAGCCGCCCTGGCGTGGAGCGCCCACGGGCTTCTGTACCACCTCTCGCCTCTGTCCAACCCCTCCGTGCCCCTGGCTGgctctccccagccccccactCGGGAGCCTTCCATCTTCCGGGGCTCCTGGAAGCCACGGCGCAGGGATCCGCGCTGAGCTCAGTGCATTCCACTAGCCTTGCCCTGTCCTCCGTGGACCCGGGCCTCCTTCTTGCTTTCCTGAGGCTCCCGTCCTTTGGGGGACCTTGCCCTCTGCCCCCGCAACACCCTCCTGCCCTCTTGACACCTATCTGAGGCGTCTGttcccccccaccctgcccccagcaggAATCTGTGTCCTTGTCCTTCCATCTCCCAGTCATCCAAGCATGCCCCCCCCAATTTCTTCCTTCACATCAGTCAGCCTCTCTATCTCTGGGAGTGTCGCTCAGGTCCCCAGTCCTCTGACCAGCGTTTGACCCTTAGTCCACCCTTCTtcctccccagctcctccccagAGCCTCGCGGGAGCTCCAGGGGGAGGGCTGACAAGcaaggaaaactggagatattTATTCCCTTTAGAGGAAGCTAGCTGCCGGGGTCTCTTCCACTTCCCCTGCCCCCAGTGGCCCCTTGGCCAAGTTTCTGATTGATACAGAGGTTTGGACGAGAGGTATAGGGAGGTCGGAGCATCAGGAGCGAGCCTTCCCCTCAACTCCTCATTCTGgcttttctctttcagaaaacCGGCCACTCCCGCCGGGCCTTTGGCCGACTCACCCATGGTGCGTGGACCGTGAGCTGCCTGCTCTAGCCCGTGCACGCTCCTCCTCTTGGTCCATGTCCCTTCATGAGGCACCCAGGCCTGAAGACGGCCCATGAGATACAGGACCCCCACATTCCCCAACCCACctacctacccacccacccacccacccacccaagaAAGCCCCTTACAGCTGAGAAAGGACCTAGCAATAGGGGTGGGGGTTAGCTGGCACACCCCTCATGGGTCCCAGACTTATTATTCTTCACCTGTGGGCCAGGTAGGGATGAGTTGAGTGCCATGCTTCTACAACCAGCACGTGGCTCCTGCTTGTCATGGCACtcagggagaaactgaggcacagaaccTGATAGAATCTGGGAAAGTTAAAAGAAACATGCCCAAGAAACTTTGCTCCTGGCCTGACCACATTTTTGAGGACCATTCAGCAGTAGCAGAGAGGGTTTGGGAAGAAGGTGCAGGTCACGTCATGATGCCAAACAGATGGAGAGGTTCTTTTGAGAGGTCAAAGCACAATGCAGATACTGTACCAGAAGATGGGCCTGACTCCTAATGGGGGGCCTGGGTCTGTGGCTGGGCTGAGTACaagtgggtgtgggtgtgtgtgtgtacgtgtgtgtgtgtggccagtgGGAGCACCAGTGAAAATGCGAAGGGTGCAGAATCACTGGAGTCATTGGAAGAATCCCCCAAAGCACACTGGCTCCCCAGTACTGGGCCCACTGGGGCCGGCAGGCAGTTAGCAAATAAGAGAGGCTTTGCTCATGCTAGGTGTCTCCCTCCCCCGACTCCCATCCCTATAGGGCATCTTTGGGCACCGGGTACCCTGATGGCCCCTCTGTCCTGCCTGCCCACCATGCCCTACCCCACAAACGCTCTGATAACAGTCTGTCCATGTCTCTCTCCTGCTGCTCCTATGGAAGCGAAGTTTTCCGCTCCTGCAGAAAGCAAAGTTACGGTAGGAAActggctcctgcccttgccctccacTCCCCTGCTTCCCTGCCCAAACCCGGCCTCTCCTCACCCTGCCTCAGCTGCACCCTGATGTGTTCCGGCTGGTTTGGGGTGGAGGACAGGCTGGCCCTGCGGTTGGTCGAGTGCCCTGACAGTACGACTCTGAGGTGACTCCCCTTTGTTCCTGGGTACCAGAACCCAGACTTTAGAACCTTGAAACCTAGGATCTTGTTATTTGGGGGGCTGTGTGGGAACTTATCACTgacagagaggagggggaggggctaCAGCCCTGCAGTCCATCAAATGGCCGGGTGGGGGAACTGCAGGTAGCTTTGAGGGCACTACCACGGAGGCAGGGGTGAGGAGCCAGAGGACCGGCATGAGAGGGGTGACCCCGAGGCTCCCAGGATGGGCAGCGGGATGTGGGGAGCTAAAAGGGAGAAAAGATAGATGATGGAAGTCCTTCTGATGGCGATGTGGAGCCTGCtgtgggggaggcaggagggaagagTCGGAGTCAGGGGGTGGAGAGCCCTGCCCACAcagaccccttctcctccagacTCGGAGACGGGCGAGGATGACATCAGCGACGGGCAGGGGACCCAGCGCCTGGAGCTTCGGGATGATGGGGCCTTCAGCACCCCCACGGGTGAGCTCTGGGGTGCACACAGAGCCAGCAGGTGGCCTTCCCACCAAAGATGCCTGGCTTCACTGTGTTCCTCTCTCTAGGGGGCTCTGATACCCTGGTGGGCACCTCCCTGGACACACCCCCGACCTCCGTGACAGGCACCTCAGAGGAGCAAGTGAGCTGGTGGGGCAGCGGGCAGACGGTCCTGGAGCAGGAAGCGGGCAGCAGGGCTGGCACCCGCTGCCTCCCGGGCAGCCCAAGGCAAGCACAGGCAACCGGGGCCGGGCCACGGCACCTGGGGGTGGAGCCGCTGGTACGGGCGTCTCGAGCTAATCTGGTGGGCGCAAGCTGGGGGTCAGAGGATAGCCTTTCGGTGGCCAGTGACCTGTACGGCAGCGCATTCAGCCTGTACAGAGGACGGGCGCTCTCGATCCACGTGTAAGTAACGGCCTTACCTGGGCCCTTCACTGTCCCACCTCACCATGCCGTCCTGCACTGCCCCTCACCGTCCATTAGCCTCCACACCCCACGTCCCCTGCACCATCCATCCCTCTGTGCACTTCTCCAACCCCCCATTGCTTCCTCTCCTGGCCCCAGCTGCCCACTCTGTCTTCCCACACGGCTCCGTCCTCCTCCTATTCCATCACCACCCACGTGCTCCTGCTCCCACCTGTCCTGGCTCACTGTGCCATCTCCATGGTCTCGTGgacccctctctcccttccttgtcTCCTGCAAGATCTCCACTCTCCCGGGGGCCCTCTCCCGCCTCACCCATTCAGGCTCCAGTTGTCCCCAGGATCCCCACTCCCCCCCCCTCAGGGGCCCCCTCCGTGCCTGCTGTCTCAGCAGCTGCTGCCTTTTCATCTCTGCACATTCCTGTTCCCATGTGGGCCTTTTTCTGGGAGGAACGGAACCTTTCTGCACGGCAGCTCCCGGGAGAGCAGGAGGGAGCGAGCGAGAGCACagccaggagacagaagagagcgAGGTGGTCAGGGGGTTGTTggggccaggggcctgggagagcAGGGGGCTGTGAAGTGTGTGGGCGGCAGGGGGCTGAAGCAGGGTGGGATGGagattgggggttgggggggctaGGCTGGAGGCAGAGGGCTCGGAGTGATGGAGGTGGGGGCATGTGAGGACCCCACGTGGGAGACACCTCAGGGTGGGGTTGAAGGTGGTCCTGGGAGGCTCTGGTGAGGAGCGGAGGTGTTGGAGTGAGGCGTTGGAGCTGGTTTTGGGTTTTGGACATGTGGGACTGGCAGATGCACAAGGGAGTGCTATGGTAGAAGAGGGGAGTGGCTGATGAGAGAGGTTATCAGGGGGCATTTGGGGAGCTGAGGGGGGCCTGTGTGTGTCAGGGAGGTACCAccctggaagagaaagaaagggcctGATGGGGGGAGGCCTTTATGCAGGTGGCTGAGGTGGCTGGTGGTACACAGGGAAGAGGTCTGGGGGCAGGTGCAGAGGAGGCGCCCTTGCTTTATCTGACTGGCATTAACCAGGCGCTCCCTTGCCCTGGACTTGCCTTTTCCTTCCCTGCCTTTCTTTGCCAGGCCCCAGCCGGAGCCTGGAGTTGCTATGGCAACTTCCGAGGAACCCATTTCCTTAGTGATGTCTGTGGTACACAAGCTGGCCTGGAGCTTGAAACTGCCAGCAAGAGATCTCCTCTGCTGTCCCCAATTTCTCTCCCTGCCTCACCCAGTTCCCACAGGCCATTCCTCAGGGACTCTGCTGTCCCTCCCCGAGAGTAGACTGTGCCTCCCTGCAGGTGGCTGGTTGAGGTTTTTCTCCCTAGGGCACTCTAGATtgcatgccccccacccccaccgcacaCCCTGTTGGAGGTGAGGTTTGCTGTGTAGGCAGCTGACCCAGGTAGCCTGACACTCAGGCACTGGAGAATTTATGCTCATGGCCAATACCATACTATTTCTCCCCTCTCTGTGCCCCCAGAATCCCAGACATTTTGGAGGGAACAAGGGCTTAGAAGCCAGACTACTGGGGTTTCAATCTAGCACCAACCATTTCCTAGCTGTGTTACCTTGGTAAGGCACCTCacctctctaaacctcagtttcttcatctgtaaacggAGATAATAACAGTCCTTGTCGAaaaggattgttgtgaggattaaatgactcAATGCATTTTAAGCATTCAGTACATGCCTGATACACAATAAGTACTCAACAAGCCATTTCATAAGTTTTTATTAAGCTCTCTCTAATGTGTTAGGTAGGATGTTAATATCTCCGATTCCTTTTCTTGCTAATCTCTTATGTTTGGTGTGCCCCCAAGAGTCCAgatgggggaaactgaggcccagctcTTGGGCATCAAAGCTCTAGAGGTGAGAGGGGCAGTCTGGGGCTGCccagctccttccttcctcctcttctcgcACACCCACTGTTCAGGCCCACGCGGTAGTTATTTTGGAGCTGAGTTATTCCTGAGCATACCCCTTTGGGGAGCTTCTGTGTTTCTCAGGGGGTGGTTTCCAAGGACTCAAGGTAACTTTCCCAGGGGCAGGACAAAGTCAAAGGCCTTGTACCGGGGGCAGATTAATCAAAGGCACGGGAACCTGGGTACCCTTGTCTCCTGCTCCAGGGACCTCAGCTGTCACCTGCTGTCAGCACTGGTGGGGGCTCAGGTCTGAGGAGGTGCTAGGCAATCCCGGGGATGCTGGCATTGCTCCTGGAAGGCGTGTGCCTGTTCTTCCCCGGGCACAGTGAAGGGGTATGCCCTGCTGAGGAAGGGCAGGGCTGTGGGGGCCAGCTGGGGGCAGGAATGAGTGGGAGGCTGAATTCCTGAGAGGGCCCCGCCCCATCCCGccctcctgccttccctgccCACTTCATCTTTTGGGTCTTCAgcctcatccttttttttttcccccaccactTAGTTTCTGTTTCTGCTGTTCCCCAGCttctggggctggggagagggggctgGCCAGAGCCCCTGGGACTGAGTCTGTTCCTGGACCCAGCCACCAGCCCGATCTTCCGGGGCCAGAGCCGCCAGCCTCTCCCCAGCACCTGCTCTGGCTGTGCGTTCctcttggggggcgggggggcggagGAGGGGCTGGCCGATGTCACCCCCAAGCCTTCCCAGCATGCCCACCGCCCGATTCCTGCCTGTCACGACCCGAAGGCCTGGAAGGGGAGGCCCCCTGAATCTCCTGCCCCTCTTCGTCTTGGTCCCGCAGCAGTGTCCCTCAGAGCGGACTGCACAAGGAGGAGCCTGACCTTCAGCCTCAGCCCGCCAGCGAAGCCCCTCGTCGCCCAGCCCTGCCGCCCCCCTCCAAATCCGCGCTGCTGCCCCCACCGTCCCCTCGGGTGGGTAAGCGGCCCCCCCCGGGAACCGGCGGCCAGCCCCTGGCCACCCCTACGCCGCCCCACCGGCGCTCTCGGGAGCCGGTGCTGCCCGAGGACGCCACCGCCGAAGAGAAGCGAGGGAAAAAGTCCAAGTCGTCCGGGCCCTCGCTAGCGGGCACGGCGGAGTCCCGGCCTCAGACGCCCCTGAGCGAGGCCTCGGGCCGCCAGTCGGCGCTGGGCCGCTCCCCGAGGCTGGTGCGCGCTGGCTCCCGCATCCTGGACAAGCTGCAGTTCTTCGAGGAGCGCCGGCGCAGCCTGGAGCGCAGCGACTCGCCGCCGGCGCCCCTGCGGCCCTGGGTTCCCCTGCGCAAGGCCCGTTCGCTGGAGCAGCCCAAGTCCGAGGGCGGCGGGCCGTGGGGCACGCCCAGGGCCTCGCAGGAGGAGCTGCGGGCGCCGGCGGGCAGCGTGGCCGAGCGGCGCCGCCTATTCCAGCAGAAGGCGGCCTCGCTGGACGAGCGCACGCGTCAGCGCAGCCCGGCGTCCGACCTCGAGCTGCGCTTCGCCCAGGAGCTGGGCCGCATCCGCCGCTCCACGTCGCGGGAGGAGCTGGTGCGCTCTCACGAGTCCCTGCGCGCCACGCTGCAGCGCGCCCCGTCCCCCCGAGAGCCCGGCGAGCCGCCCCTCTTCTCCCAGCCCTCCACCCCCAAGACCCCGCGGGCCTTGAGCCCCGCCGCCGCCCAGCCGCCCCCTGCGAGCGTCGCGGAAAAGCCCGGGGATGAGCCAGGGAGGCCCCGGGGCCGTGGGCCAGCGGGCAGGACGGAGCCGGGGGAAGGCCCGCAGCAGGAGGTTAGGCGCCGGGACCAGTTCCCGCTGACCCGGAGCAGAGCCATCCAGGAGTGCCGGAGCCCGGTGCCGCCCCCCACCTCCGAGCCCCCTGAGACCAGGACGAAAGCTCCCCCGGGTCGGAAGCGGGAGCCCCCGCCGCAGGCCGTGCGCTTCCTGCCCTGGGCCACGCCAGGCCAGGAGGGCGCTGCTGTGCCCCagaccttggagaagaacagggcGGGGCCCGAGGCCGAGAAGAGGCTGCGCAGAGGGCCGGAGGAGGACGGTCCTTGGGGGGCCTGGGACCGCCGAGGGGCCCGCAGCCAGGGCAGAGGTCGCCGGGCGCGGCCCACCTCGCCTGAGCTCGGTAAGAACTCGGGGAGGGTAGACGGTGCTGAGTGAGACCTGGGCGGGAGCATGTCTGGAAAGAGCGAGACTGCTAAGCAGTTGCGAGGGTGCGGTTTCAGAAGAAATGCATGGTCCCAGGTTCCAGTTTGCGTGAAGGATTGTTGAAAGCCCCTTGTATATGACCTGTCCGATGGTGAGAGTGTGAGAATGTTTTGATGGAGGCTGGGTGGAGCGGAGCTGTGAGCAGAGATCCCATGCCCAATGCCTTCTATAACGTCCCTTGGATTTAGTGGCCTGCTGGGCTGTTGGGTCAAGGATTTAATGGTGGGGGGAAACCCTCCACACCCCTACTAGTCTGTGGGGGAAGAGACCAAATTCCATCTCAATAAATAATTGGTCATGTCCCTCTTACTGTTGAGCTTATGGCCAGCCAGTTCTCAGCATTGATCTTCTCATCCCCATACATCACCTGACCAATCACGGCTACTAAGATCTCACCCAGACTCTCTTCTAGCCTCATCTCTCCTATCTTTTGGGTCCCCGCGTGGCTGAGCTGACTGTGATCACATGCCAACCAGTGTGTTGTCTCACACTCCTGTGGATGGTGGCCAGTACCCCAAATGCCTCTACCCCTAACTCTGCTCAACTGAACATCAACTTGGGGCCACTTCTGGTGCGAGACTGAGGAAGCCATCCTCAACTCTCTCCTGCCTCTGCTGTTTTTCCAGGCCAGATATGTCAACCCCCTGCTCTTAGGACACATTGTTGGTGTCTCTTGCAGTGCACTTACCATTCCTCCCCCTTTTTTGCATCACATTATTCTTCATTTTAGTATTATTGTCTCAAGATCTTTAGAGATGATTAGGCACCTGTTCATCGTCCTA
Encoded proteins:
- the SPEG gene encoding striated muscle preferentially expressed protein kinase isoform X12, giving the protein MKKLWVKKRFQKTGHSRRAFGRLTHVFRSCRKQSYDSETGEDDISDGQGTQRLELRDDGAFSTPTGGSDTLVGTSLDTPPTSVTGTSEEQVSWWGSGQTVLEQEAGSRAGTRCLPGSPSSVPQSGLHKEEPDLQPQPASEAPRRPALPPPSKSALLPPPSPRVGKRPPPGTGGQPLATPTPPHRRSREPVLPEDATAEEKRGKKSKSSGPSLAGTAESRPQTPLSEASGRQSALGRSPRLVRAGSRILDKLQFFEERRRSLERSDSPPAPLRPWVPLRKARSLEQPKSEGGGPWGTPRASQEELRAPAGSVAERRRLFQQKAASLDERTRQRSPASDLELRFAQELGRIRRSTSREELVRSHESLRATLQRAPSPREPGEPPLFSQPSTPKTPRALSPAAAQPPPASVAEKPGDEPGRPRGRGPAGRTEPGEGPQQEVRRRDQFPLTRSRAIQECRSPVPPPTSEPPETRTKAPPGRKREPPPQAVRFLPWATPGQEGAAVPQTLEKNRAGPEAEKRLRRGPEEDGPWGAWDRRGARSQGRGRRARPTSPELESSDDSYVSAGEEPLEAPVFEIPLQNAVVAPGVDVLLKCIVTANPPPQVSWQKDGSPLRSDGRLLIRAEGERHTLLLREARAADAGSYAATATNELGQARCAATLAVRPGGSTSPFSSPITSDEEYLSPPEEFPEPGETWPRAPTMKLSPGQNRRSSDTGSKAPPTFKVSLMDQSVREGQDVTMSIRVQGEPKPVVSWLRNRQPVRPDQRRFAEEAEDGLCRLRILAAERGDAGFYTCKAVNEYGARQCEARLEVRGE
- the SPEG gene encoding striated muscle preferentially expressed protein kinase isoform X11, which encodes MKKLWVKKRFQKTGHSRRAFGRLTHVFRSCRKQSYDSETGEDDISDGQGTQRLELRDDGAFSTPTGGSDTLVGTSLDTPPTSVTGTSEEQVSWWGSGQTVLEQEAGSRAGTRCLPGSPRQAQATGAGPRHLGVEPLVRASRANLVGASWGSEDSLSVASDLYGSAFSLYRGRALSIHVSVPQSGLHKEEPDLQPQPASEAPRRPALPPPSKSALLPPPSPRVGKRPPPGTGGQPLATPTPPHRRSREPVLPEDATAEEKRGKKSKSSGPSLAGTAESRPQTPLSEASGRQSALGRSPRLVRAGSRILDKLQFFEERRRSLERSDSPPAPLRPWVPLRKARSLEQPKSEGGGPWGTPRASQEELRAPAGSVAERRRLFQQKAASLDERTRQRSPASDLELRFAQELGRIRRSTSREELVRSHESLRATLQRAPSPREPGEPPLFSQPSTPKTPRALSPAAAQPPPASVAEKPGDEPGRPRGRGPAGRTEPGEGPQQEVRRRDQFPLTRSRAIQECRSPVPPPTSEPPETRTKAPPGRKREPPPQAVRFLPWATPGQEGAAVPQTLEKNRAGPEAEKRLRRGPEEDGPWGAWDRRGARSQGRGRRARPTSPELESSDDSYVSAGEEPLEAPVFEIPLQNAVVAPGVDVLLKCIVTANPPPQVSWQKDGSPLRSDGRLLIRAEGERHTLLLREARAADAGSYAATATNELGQARCAATLAVRPGGSTSPFSSPITSDEEYLSPPEEFPEPGETWPRAPTMKLSPGQNRRSSDTGSKAPPTFKVSLMDQSVREGQDVTMSIRVQGEPKPVVSWLRNRQPVRPDQRRFAEEAEDGLCRLRILAAERGDAGFYTCKAVNEYGARQCEARLEVRGE